A section of the Phacochoerus africanus isolate WHEZ1 chromosome 4, ROS_Pafr_v1, whole genome shotgun sequence genome encodes:
- the TRMT112 gene encoding multifunctional methyltransferase subunit TRM112-like protein, protein MKLLTHNLLSSHVRGVGTRGFPLRLQATEVRINPVEFNPDFVARMIPKVEWAALLEAADTLHLVEVPKEPIQGYEHDETFLRKMHHVLLEVDVLEGTLQCPESGRLFPISRGIPNMLLTDEETKT, encoded by the exons ATGAAGCTGCTCACCCACAACTTGCTGAGCTCGCATGTGCGGGGGGTGGGGACCCGTGGCTTCCCACTGCGTCTCCAG GCCACCGAGGTCCGCATCAACCCCGTCGAGTTCAACCCGGACTTCGTGGCGCGTATGATACCCAAAGTAGAGTGGGCGGCGCTTCTGGAGGCGGCCGACACC TTGCATCTGGTCGAGGTGCCCAAAGAGCCGATTCAGGGATACGAGCACGATGAGACATTCCTGAGGAAGATGCACCACGTGTTGCTGGAG GTGGATGTGTTGGAGGGCACCCTGCAGTGCCCAGAGTCTGGACGTTTATTTCCCATCAGCCGTGGGATCCCCAATATGCTGCTGacggatgaggaaaccaagacctgA
- the CATSPERZ gene encoding cation channel sperm-associated auxiliary subunit zeta, giving the protein MASNAEGCRVKSPRARSPSPFQTGPCPSPFPEREPLLHASGAWVRWGRTMEEKPFKASAKSSGRRGSGASSPQDIRNLWTTSTLSQPKLSVQLPTVCEDPELEGNSLGSKDGGWYHQKAGHDSDGGWEELDDGGDKDDFKPEELDEHPLMELEMHRGSSPGSTLEDGDDDSRIDSENSSSMSSLNIPKYTPHRAYWVEQQHRLPLPLTVLMENEALEILTKALRSYRSEIGRDHFLTNQLQRYIEGLKRRRNKRMNVAGL; this is encoded by the exons ATGGCATCTAATGCGGAGGGCTGCAGGGTGAAGTCTCCCAGAGCCAGGTCCCCGTCGCCATTCCAGAccgggccctgcccctcccccttcccggAGCGTGAGCCCCTCCTCCACGCCAGTGGTGCCTGGGTCCGTTGGGGCAGAACCATGGAGGAAAAGCCTTTCAAA GCGTCGGCCAAGTCTTCGGGCCGCCGTGGCTCAGGCGCGTCGAGCCCGCAGGACATCCGGAATCTGTGGACCACCTCGACGCTGTCGCAGCCGAAGCTGAGTGTGCAACTGCCCACTGTCTGCGAGGACCCGGAACTGGAGGGCAACAGTCTAGGCAGCAAGGATGGCGGGTGGTACCATCAGAAGGCCGGCCACGACTCGGATGGGGGCTGGGAAGAATTGGATGACGGAGGGGACAAGGACGACTTCAAGCCAGAAGAGCTGGACGAGCACCCCTTGATGGAGCTGGAGATGCACCGCGGCAGCTCCCCGGGAAGCACTTTAGAGGACGGGGACGACGACTCCAGGATCGACTCAG aaAATTCTTCCTCAATGTCATCGCTCAATATCCCGAAGTATACACCCCATCGAGCCTACTGGGTGGAGCAGCAGCACAGG ctgcccctgcccctgacTGTACTCATGGAGAACGAAGCTCTGGAAATCCTCACCAAAGCCCTCCGGA GCTACCGGTCGGAGATCGGCCGGGACCACTTTCTGACCAACCAGCTGCAGCGATACATCGAGGGGCTCAAGAGGCGCCGGAACAAGAGGATGAACGTAGCGGGGCTCTGA
- the ESRRA gene encoding steroid hormone receptor ERR1, which yields MSSQVVGIEPLYIKAEPASPDSPKGSSETETEPPVALAPGPAPTRCLPGHKEEEDGEGAGPGEQGSGKLVLSSLPKRLCLVCGDVASGYHYGVASCEACKAFFKRTIQGSIEYSCPASNECEITKRRRKACQACRFTKCLRVGMLKEGVRLDRVRGGRQKYKRRPEVDPLPFPGPFPAGPLAVAGGPRKTAPVNALVSHLLVVEPEKLYAMPDPAGPDGHLPAVATLCDLFDREIVVTISWAKSIPGFSSLSLSDQMSVLQSVWMEVLVLGVAQRSLPLQDELAFAEDLVLDEEGARAAGLGELGAALLQLVRRLQALRLEREEYVLLKALALANSDSVHIEDAEAVEQLREALHEALLEYEAGRAGPGGGAERRRAGRLLLTLPLLRQTAGKVLAHFYGVKLEGKVPMHKLFLEMLEAMMD from the exons ATGTCCAGCCAGGTGGTGGGCATTGAGCCTCTCTACATCAAGGCAGAGCCAGCCAGCCCTGACAGCCCCAAAGGTTCCTCGGAGACCGAGACTGAGCCCCCCGtggccctggcccctggcccagctcccacccgctgcctcccaggccacaaggaggaggaggatggggagggggctgggcctggCGAGCAGGGTAGTGGGAAGCTGGTGCTCAGCTCCTTGCCCAAACGCCTCTGCCTGGTCTGTGGGGACGTGGCCTCCGGCTACCACTATGGTGTGGCATCCTGTGAGGCCTGCAAAGCCTTCTTCAAGAGGACCATCCAGG GGAGCATCGAGTACAGCTGTCCGGCCTCCAATGAGTGCGAGATCACCAAGCGGAGACGCAAGGCCTGCCAGGCCTGTCGCTTCACCAAGTGCCTGCGGGTGGGCATGCTCAAGGAGG GGGTACGTCTGGACCGTGTCCGGGGTGGGCGACAGAAGTACAAGCGGCGGCCAGAGGTGGACCCGCTGCCCTTCCCGGGCCCCTTCCCTGCTGGACCTCTGGCAGTAGCTGGAGGCCCTCGGAAGACAG CCCCGGTGAATGCACTGGTGTCCCACCTGCTGGTGGTTGAGCCTGAGAAGCTGTATGCCATGCCTGACCCCGCGGGCCCTGATGGACACCTCCCAGCCGTGGCTACCCTCTGTGACCTCTTCGACCGAGAGATTGTGGTCACCATCAGCTGGGCCAAGAGCATCCCAG GCTTCTCGTCGCTGTCACTGTCTGACCAGATGTCAGTACTGCAGAGCGTGTGGATGGAGGTATTGGTGTTGGGTGTGGCCCAGCGCTCACTGCCACTGCAGGACGAGCTGGCCTTTGCTGAGGACCTGGTCCTGGATGAAGAGGGGGCCCGAGCAGCTGGCCTGGGGGAACTGGGGGCTGCCTTGCTGCAACTGGTGCGGCGACTGCAGGCCCTGCGGCTGGAGCGTGAGGAGTATGTTTTGCTCAAGGCCCTGGCCCTTGCCAACTCAG ACTCTGTGCACATTGAAGATGCTGAGGCTGTGGAGCAGCTGCGAGAAGCTCTGCATGAGGCCCTGCTGGAGTATGAAGCTGGCCGGGCAGGCCCCGGAGGCGGGGCTGAGCGGCGGCGGGCAGGCAGGCTGCTGCTCACGCTGCCACTCCTTCGCCAGACAGCGGGCAAAGTGCTGGCCCATTTCTATGGGGTGAAGCTGGAGGGCAAGGTGCCCATGCACAAGCTGTTCTTGGAGATGCTCGAGGCCATGATGGACTGA